From the genome of candidate division WOR-3 bacterium:
GTAGATCGTGCTGCTTTGGAAAAACTTGCTGCCCTTGAGAAAACCTATAAGACGGCAGGGACGAAAGAAACAATAAAGACTTTATTATTTCGCAACATATTCTTGGTGGGTTTATGTCTGCTATTTATTTATTATAATCAACTTACAAATCAGAGTTTTTTTACAGGAAAGAATTTTTACTTTTTAGCACTTCTCTTGGTCATTTACATCGCGCTAAGCAAATTCCTTTATGAAATGCATCTTATCTACGGATTACCCATCGCCTTTTTCGTTGCTTTATTCACATTTTACTTCAACTTTTATACTGGGTTTTTTGCATCCCTTGTTCTTAGTTCAATACCGGGAGTAATATACGGTTCATTGCCCGCTTTTATTTACCCGCTGGTGAGTGGCATCGCTGCTGCTTTCTCCATCCCTGCGCTAAAGAGTCGTTATCTATTATATCGCCCTGCTTTGTACTTGAGTCTTGCTAATGGCTTAGCTGTCTTCTTTATTGACAATTATTTTCTCCATTCCGGTATCAATGTTATCAATTTAGGGATAGGTATTTTAAATGGCTTCGGTTCTTTGGTGATATTAGTAGTATTTTTACCAATTTTTGAACAACTCTTTGATTTTACCACCGATTTCACCTTATTAGAACTGGGAAATCTCAATCTGCCGATCTTCAAAGAAATGTCAATCAATGCACCGGGGACTTATCATCATTCAGTTATTGTAGGCAATCTGGCGGAAGCAGGAGCCCGTGCAATCGGGGCGGATCCAGTTCTAGCACGCGTGGGTGCTTATTATCACGATATTGGAAAACTAAAAAAACCAGAATATTTCATTGAAAACCAAATCGGTCAGAAAAACCCTCATGACAATTTAAAACCCCAGATGAGTGCTTTGGTGATAATCTCTCATGTTAAGGATGGTTATGAAATGGGACGGAGTATGAAACTTCCTAAAAATATTCTTTCAATAATTTGCGAACACCATGGCACCTCGCGAATTGAAAGTTTTTACCGAAAAGCCCTTTCTTCTACCGAAAAAGTTGAAGAAGAAATCTTTAATTATCCGGGGCCCAAACCTCAAACTCGAGAGGCAGCATTAGTAATGCTTGCAGACTCGGTGGAAGCAGCGGCTCGTGCCGAAAGGAATATCACGGTGAGTAAATTACAAAAGATTCTAAAAGAAAGTTTTGATAAAAAGTTCAATGAGGGACAACTTGATGAGTGCCCGATAAGTCGTGTAGATTTAGAGCATATCAAGACTGCATTTTTACCCATTCTGCTTGGTATATTCCATCCGCGGATTGAATATGAAACTTCCGAAGTTAAAGATAAATATTTATAATCAAACCCACACACATATACCCGATAGGAAGAGATTGAGGAAATTAGTAAATTATATTTTCAAAAAAGAAGGTAACAAATCTATCACCTCAATCAATATCATTATCGCTGATGGTTCTTACCTGCGCCGTCTAAACAGAGAGTTTTTTGGGCGCAACCGAACAACCAATGTGATCTCTTTCAATCTCGGCGAACTTGGCGAGGTGTATATCTCAAGGGCGCAAACCCGAGAACTATTCGATTTATACTATTATCTTGCCCATGGTTTACTACATATTTTAGGTTATGACCACAAAACCAAAAAAGATAATGAATTGATGGAAAAGAAATGCCTTGATTATCTTAATGCATTTTTTGCATTGGAAAAAAATAACCTATGATCCACCATTATCTATTGATTATCCTTCTGTTAGCTTGTAGTGCTTTTTTCTCTGGTATGGAGGCGGCAATATTTTCTTTAAGCAAATTTCGTGTGAAAAGCTTGCTTTTTGAGAATATCAAGGGGGCACACAGTCTTTCCCATTTAAAAAATGAACCATTTAACACACTTTTCACCTTGCTTTTTATGAATGATCTTGTTAATATTGGTGCCTCCTCGTTAGCAACCGTAATCATAACTCACATTCTTTTAAAACTGAATTTAGCCCCTGTCTTCTTCTATCCCTTTGAAATATTCCTTATGACCTTTCTTCTACTCTTACTGGGGGAAATAACGCCCAAAACAGTTTTTCTTAATAATGCAGAATACTTGGCACTGCGGCTAAGTTTTATTGTTGAGATTCTCAATAAACTTACTTTTCCTTTAGCCACGCTTTTCAGCAATATCCTTCGCACTTTGACCCCGACGCCGAAAGGTTTTAATATTTCAGAAGAAGATATCAAGAAAATGCTGACAGAGGCTAAAGCCCAGAATATTCTTGAAGAGGTAGAAGTGCAACTTACTTACCGCATATTAAAATTTGGAAAAACATTGGTCCATGAAATTATGATTCCTGCCGATAAGGTTATCGGGGTAAGAGAGCAGCAATCTGTTATCGAGGCAATGGAACTGATGAAAAAAACAAGACATTCACGGATTTGTGTATATAAAAGTAGCGAACCTAACGAGGTGATAGGGGTTTTATACGCCAAGGATCTAATTTTGAAAGAATTTACGGGTCAAGAAAAAGTGACTCTCTGCATGCGTAGTCCTTTTGTTATTCCCAAGACAGAACCGATTGATGAACTATTGATTGACTTCAGAAAGAAGGGTATTCATTTTGCGGTTATCAATGATGAAAATGGAAAATTTGTTGGTATTGTGACACTAAATGACATTCTTAAATATCTATTCGGCACTCTTCCCGAAATATGATTCTGGTATTTAGCGCATTAGCTTTGGTGCTATCGATAGGTATATTTACTGCAACTGAGACCGCATTTTTATGTGTGGATAAGACAAAACTCTTTACCTATGCCAGAGAGAAGAAGTACTGGGCGATATTGGTTAGCGATTTTCTGAGAAAAACAGCTGAATTTTTTTCTACGATCCTTGTTTGCGAAGATTTTTTAATCGTTATTGCTTCCAATTTATTTGCTCTGTATTTCCTTAAGAATTTCGGGGAAAATTATGTGGTTTTATCAACAATACTTTTATCCTTTTTTTCATTAATCTTTGGGCAACTGATTCCTAAATCTATTGCCTTGAATTATCCGGAGCAAACACTGGCACTCACGGCACGGGTGATTGCCTTTTTTGGGGTTTTGCTATCGCCGATAATTTTTTTGCTTGCTCGGGTTAGCGAAAGCCTGGCAACAATTTTTAAAATCCCCACTCCTACAGAGTTGATTCGCCGCCGGGATATCGTCTTCGCCGTAAGCGAATATGAAAAGGACACCAGTTTACTTACCGCACGCTTGTTTGACTTTACCCATCGCAAAGTTTTTGAGATTATGCGGCCTATAAATATCGCGTTTGTCTGTAAAAAAGACGAAGATTTTAAAAAATTCTGTATGGAATCAAGTCGGATTTTTCGTGTTATCCCGGTGCTGGACCCGGTAACTGGTGAAATCATTGGTATTATCAACACCAAAGATTACTTTTTCACCGAACAGCTCGAAATAAAATCTCCTTTTTTTGTTAACGAAAACGATAAATGTATGCAGGTTTTTTTAAAAATGAAGGAAAAAAATGAGCATCTTGCTGTGGTCCAAGACGCGCAAAAAAATGCGGTGGGCATCATCACTATTTACGACCTTATTGAGGAACTTGTTGGTTCAATAAGGGAAGAAAGATAGAATAAGCAATAACAAAAAAGACCTTTAAATTGCTTATTGAATTTTTTAGCGAAATAGATTAAAATTAATTGATGAGTAAATTGGTAAGTTACAGTCTGGGATTCCTTTTTCTCTCCATTACAGTATTTATTTTAATCCCACCTGATAGAAATATGATATATGTGAGGACAAACTCAATAGTGATAACCGACCGTAATGGAGCCCTGTTAAGAAATGTTCTTTCCCGCGATTATAAAACAAGTATTTGGAAAGATCTAAAAGAAATCTCTCCATACTTGACTAAAGCGACTATAATTAAAGAAGATAAAAGATTTTTAATGCACAACGGAATCGATCTCAGCGCACTGGTGCGGGCGCTCATTGAAAATATAAAAAAGAAAAAAATTTGTTCAGGAGGTTCGACAATCACGATGCAAGTTGCTAAGATGGTATTGAACAATAAACGCCGAACAATAACCAACAAGATAATAGAAATACTTTATGCCTTAAAACTTGAACTCTATTTACGAAAGGATGAAATTCTTGAGATATATCTTAATCGTGCTCCATACGGTTACCAAACCTATGGGGTTGAAGCAGCCGCGCAATTTTATTTCAACAAGTCAGCACGTGATTTATCACTTAATGAAGCCTGTTTTCTCGCATTGCTTCCCCAGACTCCAACTATCTGGAGCTCGCCAAAAAAAATTAATTTGCTAATTGAGGAGAAGAATAAAATACTGAGAAAAATGTTGATTTTCAATTTGATTGATTCTACCGATTTTCTATGTGCGTTGAACGAACCAATTAGCATAAACCGAAATAGAATAATTTTTCGGGCACCACACTTTGTGGATTTTTTATTGAACAACTTAACAGAGAATACATATTCAATTATTACTTCAACACTTGATATAAAGTTGCAGGAATATATCGAAAAACTATTATTTACTTCAATTTCTGCATTAAGAAAATATAATGTAAATCAAGGGGCAGTGGTAGTTTTGGATACTCGGACCGGAGAAATTTTAAGTATGGTAGGATCCAAGGATTACTTTGCTGAAAAGGACGGACAGGTAAATGGGTGTGTGGCTTTAAGACAACCAGGTTCGGCTCTAAAACCGTTTCTTTACCTTCTGGCATTAACCCAAGGCTTACCAATGAGTTATTTAATGAATGATACCATAACCGAGTTCAAACTTTCCGATGGCACTGTCTTTGCACCACGAAATTTTGGTAATAAATACCATAGATATGTTCGGGCTCGGGAAGCGCTTGGTTCATCTTTTAATATTCCTGCCGTATATATCCTCAATAGGTTAGGGGTAACAAATTTCTATAGTTTTCTCTCCAAACTTCATTTTACGACTATTTTTAAACAACCTGAATTCTATGGACTTTCGCTTTCCCTGGGTTCAGCCGAGGTAAGACTCCTCGAACTAACCAACGCTTATCGAGCTATTGCTAACCGCGGCATTTGGCGCCAATATCAATTCATAAAAGGTCAAATGAAAACCCAAATGGGGGAGAGGGTTTTTTCCGAAGAAGCCGCTTTCATTATAACCGATGTTTTATCAGATAATTCAAGCCGCATTAAAGCATTTGGTGATGATTCGCCCTTGAATTTACCATTTCCCTGTGCAGTTAAAACAGGAACAACAAAGAATTTCAAAGATAACTGGTGTGTAGGTTTTACTGATAAATATACGGTTGGTGTCTGGGTTGGAAATTTTGATGGCTCACCAATGAATGGTGTATCAGGTATTTCAGGTGCGGCACCATTATTCAGAGATATTATGATTGAATTGCACCGGAATGAATATCCAAAAGAATTTGAAAGACCAAAATCTGTTATTTCATTAAAAGTCTGTGCAAGAACTGGTTTGATTCCAAAAAAAGAATGTCCGTTGATAGAAGAGATATTTATTGCAGGAACCGAGCCAAAAGACAGCTGTGATTTTTGTGCCAATAAAAAAGAATTTATTATGCTTAAAACCGCAATCCGATCAGAAAATAAAGTATTAAAAATCATCCATCCGAATGATGGTGATATATTCAAACTTGACCCCCAAATTCCGTACAGGAATCAAGCAATTTCAATAAAAGTTTATGGAGATACGAGCATTAAAAAGGTTATCTTGAAATTGAATGGTAATATTTTATGCGAAAAAAGTGAAAGGGAAGTCACATTCCTTTGGCAACCCAAACCAGGACTTTACGAACTTGAAGCGACTGGAATAACTACCAACGGAGAAATATCAGACAGAGTAAAATATCGCGTATATTAGATGGATTAAAATTAATCCATTGATATCCCTGACAATTCAATACTTAATCAATTGAACAATTAAACAATTGTTTAATTGTTTAATTATTTAAAGGATTGACTGATTTATAGTATTGTGTATAATGTAGTATGAGAAAGAAGATGCCGGAGACTGAGTATAGGGCGTCAAGGGTCTGCAGGGTTTTGGGAAATCCGACAGCTTATCAGATTGTGAAATTGTTATTGGGTAGAAAAATGACACCAGGTGAGATTGCTAAAGAAATGGGTATTTCAGAAGCGCTCGCTTCTGTTACTTTAAGAACTTTAAGGAATATTGATATTGTGCGGTATGAGACGAAAGGCAAGGAGAAGATTTACTGGATAAAAGACGACTTTATTGATGGAATATGCAATATACTGGAAAAATTTGTAATTAAAATGCGAGAAAAAAATTGGTAATTGGTGGTAATTAAGAGAAGGGGGAAAGATGGGATTAATGATAAGTTAGAACATTTGTACATTGACACTCTGCAATATTTTTATATAATTTTTTTAATGATAACATTGATTTCATTATTTCTTTTAGTCCTGATTCAACTGCAAGACACTATTTATGCAATAAATAGGGGAGAGGCAGAATTTTATCGATTATTTACTGATGTAGATAGTTTTGTTTATGCGAAATTTTATACCGTTGATGATTCGATCCAAGTTGTGTTTTCTTACATCGTAAAAGGTGACACGATTGATTCTACTATATATATCAGCAAGGAAGTTTTTGACGGTTTAAAATTTTATCAAAAAAATTTTCAAAGAATTAATGGCGATTTGAATTTTAGAAAAGAATTCCTAAAAAATTATGAAATTGACTGGCCTATCATCTCGCCAAGGAACCTTGCGCGCGCTAAAAAGACTGCTTTGTCAAATGTGCTCTTTAATAGCGTATGCTGTATGACTGGCACCGGAGCAACTGGTGCATATATCGGCGCACTCGTGGGTCGGAGTATTTATAAGGAAATAGGATATATCCCTTGTGGATGGCAGGAATACAGCTGTATGATCCCATACGAATACTACTCATACTCTATAAATCACACAAAATATTATACTGGCATGGGAATCGGTATTGCGGGTGGCGCAATCGCAAGTAAAACGCTTTATTGGAAGGATTGGGAAAAGAATGTTTTATTCAATACCTTAAACGATATTGTTGCATTCGATGACAATGGCATTCCTATAACAAAGAATGAAGTCGATAGAGAATTCCGTGGGCAATATACTGTTGGCTTTGGTATGCTTGGCATCGTTATTGGTGGTTCTTTGATACTCGCTGAAATACTTTTATTAACTAAGCCCTGGTTTGATTTAGCCCCGAAGACAGACTGGGATGAGAAAGCAGTTACAATTCCGATATTACTTATTTCTGGCGCCAGTTTCTGGCATTTTACAAAGTTTACCATTGAAAAAGGCAAAGAACTTGACCACATAGCAACATTTGAGAGGATAAAACAGAAAAGAAATATGATATATAAAAATAAATGAAAAGACAGCGTCCTGGTCAAAACAAGAAATTTTGAGCATGCCCTTTGATGGCCGACAAAAAATAACCCAAAGTGGCATTCTAAGAATTTCGATCGTAATAGCAATTGTAATATTTTTGCAAATTATATATATTGTTTTTGAGGGAAAATATGCTGGCCTCGGCTTTCCTATTGATGACCCTTGGATACATATGCAGTTTGCAAAAAATGTAGCAGAAGGCTATGGATTCAGTTATAATGCTAAAGAGCCAGTAGCAGGTTCAACAGCCCCGCTCTGGACGATTTTACTCGTTCCGATACACTGGATTACAAAGAACATAACCTTGCGTATTTTAATGGTAAAAATTTTAGGAGTTTTACTCTTTATAATTACCTTGATCTTTATCTATTTCTTATCATTCCGAATTACAAGTAATAATAATGCAGCATTTTTTTCAGCGCTCGCTGCAGGCACTACGACACACCTAAACTGGGGTGCAGTATCCGGACTGGAGATCCCACTCTATGTATTGCTCACTATAGTAGTAATCTATTTAAATTACGAAATGTGTCTTCAGAGAAAAACAAAATTAATGTATTTAATCCCAGTGCTTATTGGATTGGCGGTATATGCGAGGCCGGAATGTGCTTTATTATTGATTTTTTATTTCCTTGATAATATTCCGCGTTGGATAACAAAACGAAGGTTATCATTTTTAATCATTGCAACATGCTTATTTGTTGCTACTTTATTGCCTTATTTTATTTTTAATTACTCGCTTTCAGGTTCAATCTTTCCAAATACATTCAGAGCAAAGGCACAACAGAATAGCATATTTGTAGCACTTTCGACAATGAACCTTTTGCATCTTAAATGGCTTTTTTTAAAAATGGCACCTGCCTATTTTGGCCAGAGTATTGCGCATCTTTTCAAAGCAAATCCTCTCTTTGTGTATGGTTTGTTTATGGGTGCTTTTATTATTATTTACAGAAAATTCAAAAGTCCGAACGACCAATCATTGAGTTTAATGCCTGTATTAGTTGCTTTTTTCTATGCGCCACTGATTGGTCTCATATCGCCATTTATCAGTGCTGATTTTCACGGGGGTCGGTATATTGCCAACCAGGTTGCCATTGGGGCATTAATTGCGGTATGGGGTTTTTACTGGCTTTTTCAAACAATAAAAAGGTTATCAAAGACCGCAATAAAAATAATTATCTTTGTAATAGTTGCTATCGCTTTGTATAACACTATTTTTGCCCAGGTCTTTATGATTAAATTTTCTGCCTCAAATGTTAAAAGCATAAATGAAATACAGGTAAAGACCGGCAAATGGATTAAGGAAAATATTCCACCCGATGCAATAGTTGCGGTAAACGATATTGGTGCAATTAAATATTTTTCTGATAGAAGGATAATTGACCTCTGTGGGCTTGTTGAGCCAAAAATAATTGCTTACTTTAAAAAATATGGTGATAATAAATTGGGTGCTTATGTTTATGTTATGGAAAATAAACCCGATTATCTTGCAATATTCCCGCGCTGGTATCCGCAATTAACTGACACAAACCGATTCCAAGTTCTTTATAAAATAATATATAATAAAAATACTGCGAGCGAATGGGTATTTATCCCTGAGGTGGAAACTTATATGGGAATAGTTTTAAAATCATTAACTGTTAAACCAATTCCTTCAGAAAAATGGATTTTGAAAACTAAATTTTAATCTAAAACAACAACCTGAAATTTTTTTCAAAAAATATGTAAAAATTCTAAGAGAAAGGGGAGAAGGCTTTAAATTTTAATAAATAATTTAAATAAAATAATTATCACCAGGGCTGGCAGGAAATTCCCTACTTTAATATCTTTCAACCCAAGGAGCCTTATCCCAATGGCAAATACGAGGATACCCCCGATTCCTGTAAAATCATTCAAAAAGTATGGTGTGCCAAGAAAATTAAGCTGGGAAGCAAGAATAGTTATTGAACCTTGAAATAGTAAAACAACGACCGCAGAGAACAAAACACCAATGCCCAAAGTAGATGTAAGGATAATCGCGGATATGCAATCCATAATTGATTTGGTAATCAATAATTCTGGTTTATGCGAAAGACCATCCTGGATACAACCAAGGATTGTCATCGGACCTACTGAAAACAAAATACTCGCAGTTACAAAACCTTGAGCAAAATTTTTCGATTCTGAAAAAGTTTTTATTTTCTTAATCTTTTCTCCAATTTGTTCAATAAAAGCTTCAATATCTATAAGTTCTCCTATAATACCGCCTGATACAAGGCTGATAATAATTGCGATAGGCTTTTCCATCTGAATCCCCATTTTTAGTCCTAAGGCGCATGTAAAAATGCCGAGTCCTGTTAAAATTATATTCTTAATGTTTTCAGGTATACCTTTTTTTACGAACAAGCCGATAGTGCTGCCTATAATCACGAGAATAGTATTTGTTATTGTCCCCAGCATTTAAAATTATACATATTAAAATAAAAAAATCAATCATAAACAATACAAAGTTGGTCAAAACTTAAATAAGATAATCGTCTAAATCAGAGCAATTTTCTTTTAAAACCTTAAACCAGTTAATATGTAAATCCAACAACATAAGACTTACGGGGGAGAGCACTGAAAATATTATATTCTAAAATTTACATTCTTAAGTTTACATAATATATATTATCAGACATAAATGATTTGATTTTCTGGGAAAATATAGCGCTAATTTAGATGGCTAATATTGACTTTTTTGTTAAAATTGTTATAATAGAGATGTGATTGAAAAAATCAAGATCTCAACAAAAAATAGAAATGAACTTGTTGATATAACCAACGAGGTTAAAAAGATTATTGAGAAGAATAAAATTAAAGATGGGGTAATCCATATTTTCTGTCCGCATACAACTGCAGCAATAGCTATAAATGAAAATTATGATCCATCAGTCCAGGAAGATATAACAAATGCGCTTGAAAAACTCATTCCCTATCGCGGAAATTATTCTCATACTGAGGGTAATGCTGATGCCCACATAAAGGCAGCGATAGTCGGTTCATCACGGACATTATTCATTGAAGATGGTAAACTTGCCTTCGGCACTTGGCAGGGAATTTTTTTCTGCGAATTTGATGGACCCAGAACAAGGGAAGTATGGGTGAAAATTATAAAAAGTCTCTAAAGTTGGAGAGCCAATATTAAAGGGAGGTCAAAAATGCACAAAAAACTCTTCATTCCTGGACCAACTGAAGTCCGGGAAGATATCTTACAAGCTCAAGCAAGACCAATGATAGGCCATCGGTCCAAGGAATTCAGCACGCTCTATGAAGGGATTGTAAATAAGATTAAAAAAGCACTGAATACCCAGAACCATGTGATTGTTTTTACTTCTTCGGGAACAGGTATTATGGAAGGTGCAATACGAAATTGCGTTTATAAAGATGTCCTTTGTTGTGTCAATGGAGCCTTTAGTGATAGATGGTTTAAGATTGCCAAGGCATGCGGTAAAAATGCGGATGAGATCCGCGTTGATTGGGGTAAGGCAATCAAACCGGAAATGATCGAAGACAAACTAAAAAAGAAAAAATACGATGCAGTTACATTGGTCCATAATGAATCATCAACAGGTGTGCGTGCACCAATTGAAGAGATTGCCGAAGTGATGAAAAAATATCCTGATACCTTTTTCCTTGTTGATACCGTGAGTTCATTGATGGGTGATAAGATTGAGATTGATAAACTTGGCATAGATGTTTGTTTGACCAGCAGTCAGAAATGCTTTGCCCTCCCTCCTGGTCTTGCAGTCTGTACTGTTTCTCAACGAGCATTAGAACGCACTCGAACTATTCCGGACCGCGGTTATTATTTTGATTTTGATGCGATGTTAAAGAGATATGAAAAAGACCGTCAGACGCCCACCACTCCCGCAGTCACCTTAATGTATGCAATGGATAAACAGATGGATAAAATCCTGGCAGAAGGTATGGAAAATCGCTACAAACGGCATTTAGAGATGGCAAATTATGTTCGTGAATGGGCAAAAAAATACTTCGCGTTATTCCCCGAACCTGGTTACGAATCGGTTACACTTACTTGCGTAGACAATGTCCGAAAAATCTCTGTTGCGGATCTTAATAGCGAATTGGGGAAACGAGGGTTTCAGATTTCCAATGGTTATGGCGACCTAAAGGAAAAAACATTCCGCATTGCCCATATGGGGGATTTAACGCTCGAAGAGATTAAGGAACTTATAAATAATATAAACGATATTCTCAAATTATAGAGAGCCACAAAGGACGTTAAAAGGCTAAAGACGATGAGAGGGTAATTTGCCCTCTCATCGTCTAATAAAAAGAATTTACAATCTTTTCTATACTAATTTTAGTATCGGTGTGTTGACAATACAACTTAGTATCGGATAAATTCCTGAACCAGCCTCTCCCCTTTTACTGTTGACAACTCTAATGGTTCTACCTGCACACCAACCTTGTAGTGAATACCCATAACTGCACCTTTATTTATCCCAAGCGAATTCATATATACCTTCGCCTGCTTGATATGCTTTTTTTCTATTTTCTTTACACTTTTAATTTCTAAAACATTCTCCTCTTTTTTAGTTGCCCAGTAGGGATTGATTATAAAATCGACTCTCCCTGTCCCAATTTTGTATCCCTTATAAAGTAGTTCAAAATTCCTCTGTCGTTCATACGGAATCCCTCGAATACGCATCTCATGGCATAAAGCCTCTTCATATACCTTTTCGTCCAATTCAATAGGCGGCAGGTTTCTCAATACCTCTTCCGCCGCCTCCACTACATCTTGCAGCCACTTATCATAATTTGCCATTCTCCCTCCCGGTTATAATAATACTTCTCTTCTTATCTCAAGTTCAGAATTCACAATGATCAATTCTCCCTCCTTCACTTCCTGCCATCTT
Proteins encoded in this window:
- a CDS encoding DUF554 domain-containing protein, which codes for MLGTITNTILVIIGSTIGLFVKKGIPENIKNIILTGLGIFTCALGLKMGIQMEKPIAIIISLVSGGIIGELIDIEAFIEQIGEKIKKIKTFSESKNFAQGFVTASILFSVGPMTILGCIQDGLSHKPELLITKSIMDCISAIILTSTLGIGVLFSAVVVLLFQGSITILASQLNFLGTPYFLNDFTGIGGILVFAIGIRLLGLKDIKVGNFLPALVIIILFKLFIKI
- a CDS encoding CNNM domain-containing protein; translated protein: MLSIGIFTATETAFLCVDKTKLFTYAREKKYWAILVSDFLRKTAEFFSTILVCEDFLIVIASNLFALYFLKNFGENYVVLSTILLSFFSLIFGQLIPKSIALNYPEQTLALTARVIAFFGVLLSPIIFLLARVSESLATIFKIPTPTELIRRRDIVFAVSEYEKDTSLLTARLFDFTHRKVFEIMRPINIAFVCKKDEDFKKFCMESSRIFRVIPVLDPVTGEIIGIINTKDYFFTEQLEIKSPFFVNENDKCMQVFLKMKEKNEHLAVVQDAQKNAVGIITIYDLIEELVGSIREER
- a CDS encoding secondary thiamine-phosphate synthase enzyme YjbQ, giving the protein MIEKIKISTKNRNELVDITNEVKKIIEKNKIKDGVIHIFCPHTTAAIAINENYDPSVQEDITNALEKLIPYRGNYSHTEGNADAHIKAAIVGSSRTLFIEDGKLAFGTWQGIFFCEFDGPRTREVWVKIIKSL
- a CDS encoding HDIG domain-containing metalloprotein, with amino-acid sequence MKIRIPYRSLLYASLFLYFNIIFLPSMGTKRYNLKEGEVATEDIIAPYNFTIPKSEEELLAEKNAIAQRLPPVYEYQPQVLKNLESTLWGLEKMIDSIKNYPYDTIVYLLQKEYGMPRELIRYLLTNNHKYLLTKLLKELSFYLSKGIIAEKTLPHKILIVIRGDKEALISFDEIYSVTEAESILAYRAPNEYKQLVKFFVKPNIIYNEGETEKRIEEVYANIKKTKGEVLKGEMIVEKHKKVDRAALEKLAALEKTYKTAGTKETIKTLLFRNIFLVGLCLLFIYYNQLTNQSFFTGKNFYFLALLLVIYIALSKFLYEMHLIYGLPIAFFVALFTFYFNFYTGFFASLVLSSIPGVIYGSLPAFIYPLVSGIAAAFSIPALKSRYLLYRPALYLSLANGLAVFFIDNYFLHSGINVINLGIGILNGFGSLVILVVFLPIFEQLFDFTTDFTLLELGNLNLPIFKEMSINAPGTYHHSVIVGNLAEAGARAIGADPVLARVGAYYHDIGKLKKPEYFIENQIGQKNPHDNLKPQMSALVIISHVKDGYEMGRSMKLPKNILSIICEHHGTSRIESFYRKALSSTEKVEEEIFNYPGPKPQTREAALVMLADSVEAAARAERNITVSKLQKILKESFDKKFNEGQLDECPISRVDLEHIKTAFLPILLGIFHPRIEYETSEVKDKYL
- a CDS encoding alanine--glyoxylate aminotransferase family protein — protein: MHKKLFIPGPTEVREDILQAQARPMIGHRSKEFSTLYEGIVNKIKKALNTQNHVIVFTSSGTGIMEGAIRNCVYKDVLCCVNGAFSDRWFKIAKACGKNADEIRVDWGKAIKPEMIEDKLKKKKYDAVTLVHNESSTGVRAPIEEIAEVMKKYPDTFFLVDTVSSLMGDKIEIDKLGIDVCLTSSQKCFALPPGLAVCTVSQRALERTRTIPDRGYYFDFDAMLKRYEKDRQTPTTPAVTLMYAMDKQMDKILAEGMENRYKRHLEMANYVREWAKKYFALFPEPGYESVTLTCVDNVRKISVADLNSELGKRGFQISNGYGDLKEKTFRIAHMGDLTLEEIKELINNINDILKL
- a CDS encoding rRNA maturation RNAse YbeY, translated to MKLPKLKINIYNQTHTHIPDRKRLRKLVNYIFKKEGNKSITSINIIIADGSYLRRLNREFFGRNRTTNVISFNLGELGEVYISRAQTRELFDLYYYLAHGLLHILGYDHKTKKDNELMEKKCLDYLNAFFALEKNNL
- the pbpC gene encoding penicillin-binding protein 1C, which produces MSKLVSYSLGFLFLSITVFILIPPDRNMIYVRTNSIVITDRNGALLRNVLSRDYKTSIWKDLKEISPYLTKATIIKEDKRFLMHNGIDLSALVRALIENIKKKKICSGGSTITMQVAKMVLNNKRRTITNKIIEILYALKLELYLRKDEILEIYLNRAPYGYQTYGVEAAAQFYFNKSARDLSLNEACFLALLPQTPTIWSSPKKINLLIEEKNKILRKMLIFNLIDSTDFLCALNEPISINRNRIIFRAPHFVDFLLNNLTENTYSIITSTLDIKLQEYIEKLLFTSISALRKYNVNQGAVVVLDTRTGEILSMVGSKDYFAEKDGQVNGCVALRQPGSALKPFLYLLALTQGLPMSYLMNDTITEFKLSDGTVFAPRNFGNKYHRYVRAREALGSSFNIPAVYILNRLGVTNFYSFLSKLHFTTIFKQPEFYGLSLSLGSAEVRLLELTNAYRAIANRGIWRQYQFIKGQMKTQMGERVFSEEAAFIITDVLSDNSSRIKAFGDDSPLNLPFPCAVKTGTTKNFKDNWCVGFTDKYTVGVWVGNFDGSPMNGVSGISGAAPLFRDIMIELHRNEYPKEFERPKSVISLKVCARTGLIPKKECPLIEEIFIAGTEPKDSCDFCANKKEFIMLKTAIRSENKVLKIIHPNDGDIFKLDPQIPYRNQAISIKVYGDTSIKKVILKLNGNILCEKSEREVTFLWQPKPGLYELEATGITTNGEISDRVKYRVY
- a CDS encoding hemolysin family protein, which produces MIHHYLLIILLLACSAFFSGMEAAIFSLSKFRVKSLLFENIKGAHSLSHLKNEPFNTLFTLLFMNDLVNIGASSLATVIITHILLKLNLAPVFFYPFEIFLMTFLLLLLGEITPKTVFLNNAEYLALRLSFIVEILNKLTFPLATLFSNILRTLTPTPKGFNISEEDIKKMLTEAKAQNILEEVEVQLTYRILKFGKTLVHEIMIPADKVIGVREQQSVIEAMELMKKTRHSRICVYKSSEPNEVIGVLYAKDLILKEFTGQEKVTLCMRSPFVIPKTEPIDELLIDFRKKGIHFAVINDENGKFVGIVTLNDILKYLFGTLPEI
- a CDS encoding metalloregulator ArsR/SmtB family transcription factor — protein: MRKKMPETEYRASRVCRVLGNPTAYQIVKLLLGRKMTPGEIAKEMGISEALASVTLRTLRNIDIVRYETKGKEKIYWIKDDFIDGICNILEKFVIKMREKNW